A stretch of Lathyrus oleraceus cultivar Zhongwan6 chromosome 6, CAAS_Psat_ZW6_1.0, whole genome shotgun sequence DNA encodes these proteins:
- the LOC127091694 gene encoding uncharacterized protein C57A10.07, translated as MNNDYAIGSQSYKSFPAYPDTDFDIESGTPPIIKRIRKPKSSRALHLYKMIPKLHHFFKLHPLVALLLLAFSFGVTLMVFLSYNRTHLKEYDRIDPGLDEYPFSKLRNMVMVAGHSVYTSSGCGKIEKEDSWILESYQKNPGQAATFVKHIEEGIEIVDKDESALLLFSGGETRKDAGPRSEAQSYWAVADFKGWFGKEESVKWRSLTEEHARDSFENLLFSVCRFRELTGTYPQNITVVSYDFKESRFANLHRSAIGFPESRFFYAGTPATTNTVAAALKGEELVRTQFLRDPYGCRGSLYHKKLKRDPFHRSIPYPKGCPEMQALFRYCGPAPYPGALPWA; from the exons ATGAACAACGATTACGCTATTGGATCTCAATCCTACAAATCCTTCCCCGCATACCCAGATACCGATTTCGACATAGAATCAGGAACCCCACCCATAATCAAGCGAATCAGAAAACCCAAATCTTCACGAGCTCTTCACCTTTACAAAATGATCCCAAAACTTCACCATTTTTTCAAACTTCACCCTCTCGTAGCTCTTTTACTACTAGCTTTCTCTTTTGGGGTCACGCTTATGGTTTTTCTCTCCTACAACAGGACCCACTTGAAGGAGTACGACAGAATTGATCCGGGTTTGGATGAGTACCCGTTTTCGAAGCTTAGGAATATGGTAATGGTTGCTGGTCATTCGGTTTACACTAGCAGTGGGTGTGGGAAAattgagaaagaggattcttggATTTTGGAGTCTTATCAGAAGAATCCTGGTCAAGCAGCGACTTTTGTGAAGCATATTGAGGAAGGGATTGAGATTGTGGATAAGGATGAGTCTGCTTTGCTTTTGTTTAGTGGTGGCGAGACGAGGAAAGATGCTGGACCGAGGAGCGAGGCTCAGAGTTATTGGGCTGTTGCTGATTTCAAAGGATGGTTTG GTAAGGAAGAAAGTGTGAAATGGAGATCACTTACGGAGGAACATGCTCGGGACAGTTTCGAAAATCTTCTATTTAGTGTCTGTCGATTCCGAGAGCTTACTGGCACATATCCTCAAAATATTACT GTTGTAAGTTATGATTTCAAGGAAAGCAGATTTGCAAATCTACATCGATCCGCAATCGGCTTTCCAGAGTCAAGATTCTTCTATGCTGGCACACCTGCTACAACAAATACAGTAGCAGCTGCTCTAAAAGGCGAGGAATTGGTGAGAACACAATTCTTAAGAGATCCATACGGATGTCGGGGTTCACTCTATCACAAAAAACTAAAGCGCGACCCTTTTCATCGATCAATTCCATATCCTAAAGGCTGTCCAGAAATGCAAGCTTTGTTCAGATATTGTGGACCAGCTCCATACCCCGGCGCGCTCCCGTGGGCGTAG